A stretch of Candidatus Brocadiaceae bacterium DNA encodes these proteins:
- a CDS encoding radical SAM protein, giving the protein MNKPKILLSILPLTWPNMPPIGLGYLQAFLAQQGMNADIIDYNHVLYTLSDHQLKKQWSVSCNTFLEKNILTIIKERHPGELQYAVEQMLSYDVVGFSCFKSNYETTLMISEILKTKKHDIKILLGGPEITRQFFKSNGKFHRRALQAADFLIAGEGEVPLTQYLNGNSMYGGIAKFEQLRDLEILPFPMYTGIDLHAYPKKNTLPLQFSRGCIRRCNFCSERLLYKNFRIRTVKSIIEEIRYHKTLNRIEYFVFYDSLINADLNKLEALCDSIIEHFGSIHWEAQIAVRKDMPRKLFDKMKKSGCYSLFIGLESASEEVLKKMNKGFTLENALDFFKVLHQNGLFFGISIIVGYPGETELDFRNSLDCIIRHRDIIPQIAQVNPFTYYDGTPADKEGDYTVNPAALKRMDIFVHEIKKHTFLHTNAFIGNLMKKNDGST; this is encoded by the coding sequence ATGAACAAGCCGAAAATTCTCCTTTCTATTCTGCCATTAACCTGGCCTAACATGCCTCCCATCGGGCTCGGCTATCTTCAGGCATTTCTTGCGCAACAGGGCATGAATGCCGATATTATCGATTACAATCATGTTCTTTATACACTATCGGATCATCAACTGAAAAAACAGTGGTCAGTCAGTTGCAACACCTTTTTAGAGAAAAATATTCTGACTATTATAAAAGAACGTCATCCCGGGGAACTGCAATACGCGGTAGAGCAGATGCTGTCCTATGACGTTGTCGGATTTTCGTGCTTTAAAAGCAACTATGAAACGACTCTGATGATTTCAGAAATTCTTAAAACAAAAAAACACGATATAAAAATACTGCTGGGCGGACCCGAAATAACCCGTCAATTTTTTAAAAGTAACGGAAAATTTCACAGGAGAGCCCTTCAAGCAGCGGACTTTCTGATAGCGGGAGAAGGCGAAGTGCCCCTTACGCAGTATTTGAATGGTAATAGCATGTACGGAGGTATTGCAAAGTTTGAGCAGCTGAGAGATTTAGAAATTCTTCCTTTCCCGATGTACACGGGGATAGACCTGCACGCGTATCCAAAAAAAAACACCCTCCCCCTTCAGTTCTCAAGAGGGTGTATCAGAAGGTGCAACTTTTGCTCGGAAAGGCTTCTTTACAAAAACTTCAGAATCAGAACAGTCAAAAGCATTATTGAAGAAATACGCTACCATAAAACCCTGAACAGGATTGAATATTTTGTGTTTTATGATTCACTGATCAATGCTGATCTGAATAAACTGGAAGCATTATGTGACAGTATCATTGAGCATTTTGGATCCATACACTGGGAGGCCCAGATAGCTGTAAGAAAGGACATGCCCCGGAAACTCTTTGATAAAATGAAGAAAAGCGGTTGTTACAGTCTTTTTATCGGATTGGAATCTGCTTCCGAGGAGGTCCTGAAAAAAATGAATAAAGGTTTTACCCTGGAAAACGCACTGGATTTTTTCAAGGTGCTGCATCAGAACGGTCTGTTCTTTGGAATAAGCATCATCGTCGGATATCCCGGTGAAACAGAACTGGATTTCCGTAACAGTCTTGATTGCATTATCAGACACAGGGATATCATACCCCAAATCGCACAGGTGAATCCCTTCACATACTACGACGGAACCCCTGCTGATAAAGAAGGTGACTACACGGTAAACCCGGCAGCCTTGAAGAGGATGGACATTTTTGTACATGAAATCAAAAAACACACGTTTCTCCATACCAATGCATTCATTGGAAACCTTATGAAAAAAAACGATGGAAGTACATGA
- a CDS encoding DUF1939 domain-containing protein has product MGCCVRMLSGVKKKLISSLFLIAISFSLTDAVWSNPWNGKVVLQGFFWDCWNENFSQDWYTYLAKLAPRLRNMGFDGIWTPPPCKGMGGINSMGYDLFDHYDLGEKDQKGTVATRFGNKDSFLRLIAVAHANGLEVYPDIVLNHCIGAEEDVNAPGDKHKNFRYVGFSGLQNGRWAKDHWNFHPNPDHWSSSGDWCEQIFGPDICYLDIAHGGGSNGEYMSEKAREWFMWFKKQTDVDGFRFDAVKHYPPYVVEDLLSGVMGDRIDYFAVGEFVGSQDQLDEWATQTQDRSGAFDFALRDALANIVEAGGLFNMGNLPNFQQKKRIKTVPFVNNHDTWRGYFWDSNPGSGRHDDRSGDWRKNDEELAPTIDPDNDRTDVAYAASFAVDGSPMVYYEDLFVNYGDERFRANPEAIPARDYLVNLIWSHQKLDFKDGAYKVRYQSSPDLLIIERSGKALIGLNDHGTQRLEALIQTDFGPQAELHDYSGANRVNMKTDHNGMVTVSVPPMGYAIWGPVGIRGGFAPQARRTTQEFQLDDDLGDSRASSLGYGGKIRQGEYRTGGSIWVAAHSVVKVWVYSEGKRDIELRVDVPDSNGAKSTDQGQRIQKGSASNNSPVSLEFRADREGYYQLSARIIDSNQAPATAYIKVEYEAPAISEKF; this is encoded by the coding sequence ATGGGTTGTTGCGTAAGAATGTTGTCAGGCGTTAAGAAAAAACTGATATCAAGCCTCTTTCTCATTGCCATCAGTTTTTCTCTTACGGACGCTGTGTGGAGTAATCCCTGGAATGGGAAGGTGGTTCTTCAGGGGTTTTTCTGGGATTGTTGGAACGAAAATTTTTCACAGGATTGGTATACATACTTGGCCAAGTTGGCTCCCCGTTTACGAAATATGGGATTTGACGGTATCTGGACACCTCCACCCTGTAAGGGTATGGGCGGGATTAACAGCATGGGATATGACCTCTTCGACCATTATGATCTCGGAGAAAAAGATCAGAAGGGTACCGTGGCTACCCGGTTTGGTAATAAAGATAGTTTTTTACGGTTGATAGCAGTGGCCCATGCCAACGGCCTGGAGGTTTATCCGGATATTGTTTTAAACCATTGCATTGGAGCAGAAGAGGATGTAAATGCTCCTGGTGATAAACATAAGAATTTCCGTTATGTGGGGTTTTCCGGCTTGCAAAACGGGCGGTGGGCAAAGGATCATTGGAATTTTCATCCGAATCCTGATCACTGGTCTTCTTCCGGTGACTGGTGCGAACAAATTTTTGGCCCGGATATATGCTATCTGGATATAGCCCATGGGGGTGGAAGCAACGGAGAATATATGAGCGAAAAAGCACGAGAATGGTTTATGTGGTTCAAGAAACAAACAGATGTCGATGGGTTCCGCTTCGATGCGGTAAAGCATTATCCCCCTTATGTTGTCGAAGATCTCCTTTCCGGTGTAATGGGGGATCGTATCGACTATTTTGCTGTTGGGGAATTTGTGGGAAGTCAAGATCAATTAGATGAGTGGGCAACTCAAACCCAGGACCGTTCCGGCGCCTTTGACTTTGCCTTGAGGGATGCTCTTGCGAATATTGTGGAGGCGGGGGGCTTGTTCAATATGGGTAATCTCCCGAATTTCCAACAGAAAAAGAGAATAAAAACGGTTCCGTTCGTGAATAATCATGACACCTGGAGAGGATACTTCTGGGACTCCAACCCAGGTTCAGGCAGGCATGATGACCGATCGGGGGATTGGAGAAAAAATGACGAAGAGCTTGCCCCTACCATTGACCCGGACAATGACAGGACCGATGTGGCATATGCGGCATCTTTCGCGGTAGATGGGAGTCCGATGGTCTATTATGAGGACCTTTTTGTAAACTATGGCGACGAACGATTTAGAGCCAATCCGGAAGCAATTCCGGCGCGTGATTACCTCGTTAATCTCATTTGGTCCCATCAAAAACTTGACTTTAAAGATGGCGCCTATAAGGTCCGCTATCAAAGCTCGCCTGATCTGCTTATCATAGAGCGGAGCGGAAAGGCCTTAATTGGTCTCAATGATCATGGCACGCAACGACTGGAGGCATTGATTCAAACTGATTTTGGCCCACAGGCAGAACTCCATGATTACAGCGGCGCTAACCGTGTAAATATGAAAACCGATCATAATGGCATGGTTACGGTGTCTGTTCCGCCGATGGGATATGCGATTTGGGGGCCTGTGGGGATACGCGGGGGATTTGCTCCTCAGGCCAGAAGGACTACTCAGGAATTTCAACTGGATGATGATCTTGGAGACTCCCGTGCCTCCTCGCTTGGATATGGAGGAAAGATCAGACAGGGTGAATACAGAACCGGAGGATCGATCTGGGTTGCGGCCCATTCAGTGGTAAAGGTGTGGGTCTATTCGGAAGGGAAAAGGGATATTGAACTTCGTGTAGATGTGCCTGATAGTAATGGCGCAAAGAGCACAGACCAGGGGCAGCGCATACAGAAAGGCAGCGCTTCGAATAACAGCCCTGTATCTCTAGAATTTAGAGCGGACAGGGAAGGTTATTATCAACTTTCCGCAAGAATCATTGATAGCAACCAAGCTCCCGCTACAGCATACATCAAGGTTGAATATGAAGCGCCTGCAATATCGGAAAAATTTTGA
- a CDS encoding type II toxin-antitoxin system HicB family antitoxin produces MKLQVIIKHDENGYYVAEVSSLPGCLSQGINREEAIANIKEAIAGWFEAMESKQSFDHTKTVITLILF; encoded by the coding sequence ATGAAACTACAGGTAATAATTAAACATGATGAAAATGGTTATTATGTAGCCGAAGTCTCCTCCCTTCCAGGTTGTCTTTCCCAGGGGATAAACCGTGAAGAAGCCATCGCTAACATCAAGGAAGCAATTGCAGGATGGTTTGAAGCAATGGAATCTAAACAATCTTTTGATCATACAAAAACTGTAATCACTTTAATACTTTTTTAA
- a CDS encoding CBS domain-containing protein: MGRLDVSHELDANKLRLFEKCLLKDVRALEHMIANGMFESEVRRIGAEQELFIVDSTWRPAPLAMKLLGQLDDPHYTTELARFNLEINLDPIPFGGNCFSAMENQLDTLLGRIRTIALKSNAEIILTGILPTLRKSDLGLNNMTPQTRYLALNEATSRLRGDDYELFLKGTDELHIKHDSVMLEACNTSFQVHFQVVPEEFARLYNIAQTLVAPILATSTNSPLLFGKRLWHETRIAVFQQSIDTRHPDHYIRESTPRVIFGNSWVKNSVMEIIREDIARFRILISSITEEDPFEALDRGCPPQLKALQLHNGTIYRWNRPCYGITNGKAHLRIENRILPSGPTVLDEVANAAFWFGLMKGFSKEYDDITKVISFDDVKGNFDASARQGLNAQFTWVDGKTIPAQDLILQRLLPLAREGLKEGNIDSTDSDRLLHVIESRVRLKQTGAQWMLRSFNDMKDKASMEEALSSLTAEMVVKQKEGKPVHEWPLARLDTSRKLKRHNCLRVEQYMTTDVFTVNQDDIIDLATCLMDWHDISHIPVEDVNRRLVGIVSIHSLHLLQKEGLYDTDLSSVPVSEIMQKEVPTVEPETHTLDAIRLMREQEVSCLPVIKNGQLVGIVTEYDFVAIAAQLGIGTECDFVAIAAQLLEQIIWE, encoded by the coding sequence ATGGGCAGATTAGATGTCAGCCATGAGTTGGATGCCAACAAGCTTCGTTTATTCGAAAAGTGCCTCTTAAAGGATGTGCGAGCGCTTGAACACATGATCGCCAATGGCATGTTTGAATCGGAAGTGCGCAGAATTGGCGCAGAGCAGGAACTCTTTATTGTTGATAGCACCTGGCGTCCAGCCCCCCTTGCCATGAAACTTCTGGGACAACTTGACGACCCTCATTACACAACGGAACTGGCAAGATTTAATCTGGAGATCAACCTGGATCCGATTCCATTTGGCGGCAATTGCTTCAGCGCAATGGAAAACCAGCTTGATACATTGCTCGGCAGGATCAGAACAATTGCCCTGAAGAGCAATGCCGAGATCATTCTGACTGGAATCCTCCCCACGCTTCGAAAGTCCGATCTTGGACTCAACAACATGACACCTCAGACCCGCTATCTCGCTTTAAACGAAGCTACTTCGCGATTGCGTGGTGATGATTACGAACTTTTTCTAAAAGGAACGGATGAACTTCACATCAAACATGATTCCGTAATGCTTGAAGCCTGCAACACAAGTTTTCAAGTGCATTTTCAGGTTGTGCCGGAAGAATTTGCCAGACTTTACAATATTGCTCAAACTCTTGTTGCGCCGATTCTGGCAACATCAACAAATTCACCGTTATTATTTGGCAAGCGTTTATGGCATGAAACACGCATTGCTGTATTTCAACAGTCAATCGATACTCGCCATCCGGACCATTATATACGAGAAAGCACTCCGAGGGTTATTTTTGGCAACAGTTGGGTCAAAAATTCTGTGATGGAAATCATCCGTGAAGATATCGCCCGATTCCGGATTTTAATCAGTTCGATTACAGAAGAAGATCCTTTTGAAGCCCTGGACCGGGGATGTCCGCCGCAACTGAAGGCCTTACAACTTCACAACGGTACCATTTATAGATGGAATCGTCCCTGCTACGGAATTACCAACGGGAAGGCACATTTACGGATTGAAAATCGAATCCTTCCCTCAGGTCCAACGGTACTCGATGAGGTTGCAAATGCCGCTTTCTGGTTCGGTTTAATGAAAGGGTTTTCCAAAGAATATGATGATATTACAAAAGTAATAAGTTTCGATGATGTCAAGGGGAACTTTGATGCGTCTGCACGACAGGGATTAAATGCCCAATTCACCTGGGTTGACGGAAAGACTATTCCCGCTCAGGATCTTATTTTACAAAGATTGCTTCCATTGGCGCGGGAGGGTTTAAAAGAAGGTAACATAGACAGTACTGATAGTGATCGCCTTCTTCATGTTATTGAGTCACGGGTCCGTTTGAAGCAGACCGGAGCACAGTGGATGCTCCGCTCCTTCAATGATATGAAAGACAAGGCTTCCATGGAAGAAGCGCTCAGTTCATTGACCGCGGAAATGGTAGTAAAACAAAAGGAAGGAAAGCCTGTCCACGAATGGCCATTGGCCCGGTTGGATACATCCAGGAAATTAAAAAGACACAATTGTCTCCGTGTGGAACAATACATGACAACGGACGTCTTTACCGTAAATCAGGACGATATTATTGATCTTGCTACCTGCTTAATGGATTGGCATGATATAAGTCATATTCCTGTTGAAGATGTAAATAGAAGACTGGTAGGAATTGTTTCCATCCATTCTCTGCATCTCTTACAGAAAGAAGGCCTCTATGATACGGATCTATCTTCCGTGCCCGTCAGTGAAATCATGCAGAAAGAGGTTCCAACCGTTGAACCGGAAACACATACATTAGACGCCATCAGGCTCATGAGAGAACAGGAAGTCTCCTGCCTTCCTGTCATTAAAAATGGTCAACTGGTAGGTATCGTCACGGAATACGATTTTGTTGCCATTGCGGCGCAATTAGGCATAGGAACGGAATGCGATTTTGTTGCCATTGCGGCCCAGTTGCTTGAGCAAATAATCTGGGAATAA
- a CDS encoding helix-turn-helix domain-containing protein, with protein MPRKPVLQHWLHCILLICHGKTCADVAALFDDALRTVQHWVRRFNDEGIDGLRDSGRPGRQSRLSKEEREILTRDLRVSPREFEYMQNLWDGKLLSYHYVSFLELFERYVF; from the coding sequence GTGCCGAGGAAACCCGTTTTGCAACATTGGCTCCATTGCATTCTTTTGATCTGCCATGGGAAAACATGCGCAGATGTTGCTGCGCTTTTTGATGATGCCTTGCGAACGGTTCAGCATTGGGTGAGACGTTTTAATGATGAAGGAATCGACGGCTTGCGCGACTCTGGTCGCCCTGGAAGGCAGTCCCGGCTTTCCAAGGAAGAGCGAGAGATTCTTACGCGGGATCTCCGTGTGTCTCCTCGTGAATTTGAATATATGCAAAATTTGTGGGATGGCAAGCTGTTGAGTTATCATTATGTTTCCTTCTTAGAGTTGTTTGAAAGGTATGTATTCTGA